A stretch of the Synechocystis sp. PCC 7338 genome encodes the following:
- a CDS encoding DUF2079 domain-containing protein produces the protein MEVSQSKPDGFLPPRSLLIGMAIGAVILFICATVRHWLFQSTALDLGFFDQAIYLISQGEYPRVSFRGFHILGDHAAFLVYPIAIFYKIYPSVYWLFFIQAIALALGAWPTWQLAKQTGLGEKESLTMALVYGLYPLVFNINLFDFHTEVIAVPALLWAVWSARANRLGIFLTSLIIILASKAVLSLTVFMLGIWLLIWERKRLMGLITTVAGIAWFIITTKGIIPAFSGEEAAAVGRYSFLGDSVTEIILNLILKPQIVLGMLFTLDNLFYLVLLTAPIIWGIWGKAWAMAIPAIPALFVNLVTDYLPQKDLIHQYSLPILPFLLLVVMTHWYRGSSWLKKPRWIILWTVIAFLALGKYTYFFGRYWHHWGQLANLQTAVSLVQSGDRVLTSPHLAAHLSHRPDLELAIEAEAPFDLSRFDAVLLQTNYAGWENSQGTVEALAQQVGQDSAFTPEYQENEVIIYRRAPSIP, from the coding sequence ATGGAAGTAAGCCAGAGCAAACCTGACGGATTTTTGCCCCCCCGCTCCCTGCTGATCGGAATGGCGATCGGTGCTGTCATTCTCTTCATTTGTGCCACAGTGCGCCACTGGCTGTTTCAATCCACCGCCCTGGATTTGGGTTTTTTCGACCAAGCTATTTACCTGATCAGTCAGGGGGAATATCCCCGGGTCTCCTTTCGAGGTTTCCATATTTTGGGGGATCACGCCGCTTTTTTGGTTTATCCCATCGCAATTTTTTACAAAATTTATCCTTCTGTTTATTGGTTATTTTTCATTCAGGCGATCGCTTTAGCCTTGGGGGCATGGCCCACTTGGCAATTGGCGAAACAAACAGGCTTAGGGGAAAAAGAGAGTTTAACCATGGCCTTGGTTTATGGCCTATATCCCCTAGTTTTTAATATCAATTTATTTGATTTTCACACTGAAGTAATCGCTGTACCGGCTCTGCTGTGGGCAGTGTGGAGCGCTAGAGCCAATAGGTTGGGAATTTTCTTAACTAGTTTAATCATAATTTTGGCTAGCAAAGCGGTGCTTTCCCTCACCGTATTTATGCTAGGTATTTGGTTGCTAATTTGGGAAAGAAAAAGGTTAATGGGACTCATTACCACTGTAGCGGGCATTGCTTGGTTTATTATTACCACCAAAGGTATTATTCCAGCTTTTAGTGGAGAAGAGGCGGCGGCAGTGGGGCGCTATAGCTTTTTGGGGGATTCCGTTACAGAAATTATTTTAAATTTAATTCTTAAACCCCAAATCGTTTTAGGAATGTTATTTACGCTGGATAATTTATTTTATTTAGTGCTATTAACTGCGCCGATTATTTGGGGCATTTGGGGTAAAGCCTGGGCCATGGCTATCCCGGCTATTCCCGCCCTATTTGTTAACTTAGTCACCGACTATCTTCCTCAAAAGGATTTAATTCATCAATATTCGTTGCCAATTTTGCCATTTCTGCTCCTGGTGGTGATGACCCATTGGTATCGGGGCAGTAGTTGGTTAAAAAAGCCCCGGTGGATTATTCTCTGGACGGTGATCGCCTTTTTAGCTTTGGGAAAATACACCTACTTTTTCGGTAGATATTGGCACCATTGGGGACAGTTGGCTAACCTACAAACAGCAGTGTCCTTGGTGCAATCAGGCGATCGGGTTTTGACTTCTCCCCACCTTGCGGCCCACCTAAGCCATCGACCTGACCTAGAATTAGCCATTGAAGCGGAAGCTCCCTTCGATCTAAGCCGTTTTGATGCGGTGTTATTGCAAACCAACTACGCTGGTTGGGAAAATTCCCAGGGCACGGTGGAAGCCCTAGCCCAACAGGTGGGTCAGGATTCAGCTTTTACGCCAGAATATCAAGAGAATGAGGTGATTATTTACCGACGCGCCCCCTCTATTCCCTAA